The proteins below come from a single Comamonas antarctica genomic window:
- a CDS encoding HpcH/HpaI aldolase/citrate lyase family protein: MRSKLFVPASRPELFAKALAGAADSLSFDLEDAVAEPRKNEARALLQAFLHSSAALAGHRKTLIVRINAMDTPHFERDVAGIVCPAVDWINLPKPESADDVRAAAEAVERAASAAGMARAPRLLLNIETPRALRLAHEIAAAHPLAVGLQVGLGDLFEPYGIHRRETAAIAQVLLRVRLAAAEAGIAAYDGAFANIQDAEGFRAEAELAARLGFTGKTCIHPSQVATANAVFQPGAAELASALRVVEAAARADADGVGAYVVDGKMIDRPFVLRAQALVAQAQALGLVPPAH; the protein is encoded by the coding sequence ATGAGAAGCAAACTGTTTGTTCCCGCATCCCGTCCCGAGTTGTTTGCCAAGGCGCTGGCCGGCGCGGCCGACAGCCTGTCCTTCGACCTCGAAGATGCGGTGGCCGAGCCGCGCAAGAATGAAGCGCGCGCCCTGCTGCAAGCCTTCCTGCACAGCTCCGCGGCGCTGGCCGGTCATCGCAAGACGCTGATCGTGCGCATCAACGCGATGGACACACCCCACTTCGAGCGCGATGTCGCCGGGATCGTCTGTCCGGCCGTGGACTGGATCAACCTGCCCAAGCCCGAAAGCGCCGACGACGTGCGCGCCGCAGCCGAAGCCGTGGAGCGCGCGGCAAGCGCCGCGGGCATGGCGCGTGCGCCGCGCCTGCTGCTCAACATCGAGACGCCGCGCGCGCTGCGCCTGGCGCATGAGATTGCCGCTGCCCATCCGCTGGCCGTGGGCCTGCAGGTCGGCCTGGGCGACCTGTTCGAACCCTATGGCATCCACCGCCGCGAGACCGCCGCCATTGCGCAGGTGCTGCTCCGCGTGCGCCTGGCGGCGGCCGAAGCCGGCATCGCGGCCTATGACGGTGCGTTTGCCAACATCCAGGACGCCGAGGGTTTTCGCGCCGAAGCCGAACTCGCGGCCCGCCTCGGCTTCACCGGCAAGACCTGCATCCATCCCAGCCAGGTGGCCACGGCCAACGCCGTGTTCCAGCCCGGCGCCGCGGAACTCGCCAGCGCGCTCAGGGTCGTCGAGGCCGCGGCCCGGGCCGATGCCGATGGCGTCGGTGCCTATGTGGTGGACGGAAAGATGATCGACCGGCCATTCGTGCTGCGCGCCCAGGCGCTGGTGGCCCAAGCCCAGGCCCTGGGCCTGGTGCCGCCAGCGCACTGA
- a CDS encoding tripartite tricarboxylate transporter substrate binding protein has translation MQPSSHTLRRSILTTALALGTASLAPLAQAQPGASYPSKPITMVVPYPPGGSNDSFARQIAKELGEVLKQTVIVDNRPGASGNTGTGQVAKAPADGYTLVAVSSSMTTNAAIQPRLPFDAVKSLAPVAMLARGPMVIAVNNEFAARTPAELVQAVKANPGKFNYATSGTGSVNHFATEMLRSMAPGFDITHVPYKGQGPAVTDVIGNQVQMMISSAPSILPMVRNGKLRAIGITSLEPSPIAPELTPMASAVPGYAFDLWWGLLAPAGTPAPIVNQLNQAVNQILATPQIKASFLREGALAASLTPQQFGDVIRGDVERWKKLAKERQIVAD, from the coding sequence ATGCAACCCTCAAGCCACACGCTGCGCCGCAGCATCCTCACGACCGCGCTCGCCTTGGGCACGGCAAGCCTGGCGCCGCTGGCCCAGGCCCAGCCCGGCGCCAGCTATCCAAGCAAGCCCATCACCATGGTCGTGCCCTACCCGCCCGGCGGCTCGAACGACTCGTTCGCGCGCCAGATCGCCAAGGAGCTGGGCGAGGTGCTGAAGCAGACCGTCATCGTCGACAACCGGCCCGGCGCGAGCGGCAACACCGGCACGGGCCAGGTCGCCAAGGCGCCGGCCGACGGCTACACCCTGGTGGCCGTGTCGTCGAGCATGACAACCAACGCCGCCATCCAGCCACGCCTGCCATTCGACGCGGTGAAAAGCCTGGCGCCGGTGGCCATGCTGGCGCGCGGTCCCATGGTGATTGCCGTCAACAACGAATTCGCGGCGCGCACGCCGGCCGAACTGGTGCAGGCGGTCAAGGCCAACCCGGGCAAATTCAACTACGCCACTTCGGGCACCGGCAGCGTCAACCATTTCGCCACCGAAATGCTGCGCTCCATGGCACCGGGCTTCGACATCACCCATGTGCCGTACAAGGGCCAGGGCCCCGCCGTCACCGACGTGATCGGCAACCAGGTGCAGATGATGATTTCCAGCGCGCCTTCGATCCTGCCCATGGTGCGCAACGGCAAGCTGCGCGCCATCGGCATCACCAGCCTGGAGCCCAGCCCGATTGCGCCCGAGCTGACGCCCATGGCCAGCGCGGTGCCGGGCTACGCCTTCGATCTGTGGTGGGGCCTGCTCGCCCCCGCGGGCACGCCCGCGCCCATCGTCAACCAGTTGAACCAGGCCGTGAACCAGATCCTGGCCACGCCGCAAATCAAGGCCAGCTTCCTGCGCGAAGGCGCGCTGGCTGCGTCGCTGACACCGCAGCAGTTCGGCGACGTGATCCGCGGCGACGTCGAGCGCTGGAAGAAGCTGGCCAAGGAGCGCCAGATCGTGGCCGACTGA
- a CDS encoding CoA transferase — MQQDLSEQRPGPRGPLSGIRVLDLSAYIAGPYGCSLLADQGAEVIKIEPPAGDNLRKYPSTLEAESRAFVGVNRSKWGMVLDLKQPDELATLMRLVRDADVLVHNFRPGVPERLGIAFEQLAHINPRLVYCSVTGYGATGPLRSKAGYDQVLQTMTGMCAMQAKDNGAPEILYGSVVDYYASALVAAGVSSALYERTQSGLGQHVGVSLLRAALTMQSARLVWAEGEPRDIGRDMRSGGITGIHPTREGHLYISANTSHFWQALCEKIGLPELAADPRYASVRLRAQHHDELVPRLRQALAARSALEWEALFGEAVPCAAARAVEDMFDHPQVAAEGMITDIAHPTLGSYRGFTRAIAFDRTPGPEPFAAPTLGQHTQLVRGALDGPPQD, encoded by the coding sequence ATGCAGCAAGACCTGTCAGAACAACGGCCCGGCCCGCGCGGCCCCCTCAGCGGCATCCGCGTGCTGGATTTGAGCGCCTATATTGCCGGCCCCTATGGCTGTTCGCTGCTCGCCGACCAGGGCGCCGAAGTCATCAAGATCGAGCCGCCCGCGGGCGACAACCTGCGCAAGTACCCGTCCACGCTCGAGGCGGAAAGCCGTGCTTTCGTCGGCGTGAACCGCAGCAAGTGGGGCATGGTGCTGGACCTCAAGCAACCCGATGAACTGGCCACGCTGATGCGCCTGGTGCGCGACGCCGACGTGCTGGTGCACAACTTCCGCCCCGGCGTTCCCGAACGCCTGGGCATTGCCTTCGAGCAACTGGCGCATATCAACCCGCGCCTGGTCTACTGCAGCGTCACGGGCTACGGCGCCACCGGCCCGCTGCGCAGCAAGGCCGGCTACGACCAGGTGCTGCAGACCATGACCGGCATGTGCGCCATGCAGGCCAAGGACAACGGCGCGCCTGAGATCCTCTATGGCTCGGTGGTCGATTACTACGCGTCCGCGCTGGTCGCCGCGGGCGTGTCGTCGGCGCTGTACGAGCGCACGCAAAGCGGCCTGGGCCAGCATGTGGGCGTGTCGCTGCTGCGCGCGGCGCTGACCATGCAGTCGGCGCGCCTGGTCTGGGCCGAAGGCGAGCCGCGCGACATCGGCCGCGACATGCGTTCGGGCGGCATCACCGGCATCCATCCCACGCGGGAGGGCCATCTCTACATTTCCGCGAACACATCGCATTTCTGGCAGGCGCTGTGCGAGAAGATAGGCCTGCCCGAACTCGCCGCCGACCCGCGCTATGCCAGCGTGCGGCTGCGCGCCCAGCACCACGATGAACTCGTGCCGCGGCTGCGCCAGGCGCTGGCCGCGCGCAGCGCGCTGGAATGGGAAGCGCTGTTTGGCGAAGCCGTGCCCTGCGCCGCGGCCCGCGCCGTCGAAGACATGTTCGATCACCCGCAGGTCGCCGCCGAAGGCATGATCACCGACATCGCCCACCCGACGCTGGGCAGCTACCGGGGCTTCACCCGCGCCATCGCGTTCGACCGCACCCCCGGCCCCGAGCCGTTTGCCGCGCCCACGCTGGGCCAGCACACGCAGCTGGTGCGGGGCGCGTTGGACGGGCCGCCGCAGGATTGA
- a CDS encoding glutamate carboxypeptidase: MRVLFSAFPLALLLAASPAPCRALAPSHAAVLALARQEQQPLLDTLRDLVQIESGSNDVEALARIAALIAARLQQRGATAEILEPVDIHRLDDTPERIGPMVLARLQGQGTKNILLLAHMDTVYPPGMLKDQPFRLDGDRAWGLGIGDDKQGVAAIIHTVGLLQKLGFSDYGVLTVLINGDEEISSPGARNTITRLAAAQDAVLSFEGGGADGALRLATSGIGAAYLTVQGKAAHAGVSPEQGVNALYELSHQLLQMRDLSRHAQGLKLHWTVASAGTHRNVVPAQARAQADARALQLADFHALEQAMQARVHNQLLPESRVQLKFEVRRPPLAASAASRRVAAHARRIYREIGLQLPVLEEATGGGTDAAFAALQTRGAVVEGMGLGSLGAHSGNAEHVLIGSIVPRLYLATRLVMDLSRGAAGERR; this comes from the coding sequence ATGCGCGTCCTTTTTTCCGCGTTTCCTCTTGCGCTGCTGCTGGCCGCTTCTCCGGCGCCATGCCGCGCGCTGGCACCGTCTCATGCAGCCGTGCTGGCACTGGCCCGGCAGGAGCAGCAGCCGCTGCTCGACACGCTGCGCGATCTGGTGCAGATCGAATCGGGCAGCAATGACGTTGAAGCGCTGGCGCGGATTGCCGCGCTGATCGCGGCGCGGTTGCAGCAGCGTGGGGCCACGGCAGAGATCCTGGAGCCCGTCGACATCCACCGGCTGGACGACACGCCCGAGCGGATCGGCCCCATGGTGCTGGCCCGCCTCCAGGGGCAGGGCACGAAGAACATCCTGCTTCTTGCGCACATGGATACCGTCTATCCCCCCGGCATGCTCAAGGACCAGCCGTTTCGTCTGGACGGCGACCGGGCCTGGGGCCTGGGCATTGGCGACGACAAGCAGGGCGTGGCCGCGATCATCCATACCGTGGGCCTGCTGCAAAAGCTGGGCTTCAGCGACTACGGCGTGCTCACCGTGCTGATCAACGGCGACGAGGAGATCAGCTCGCCTGGCGCGCGCAATACCATCACGCGCCTGGCTGCGGCGCAGGATGCGGTGCTTTCGTTCGAGGGCGGCGGTGCGGATGGGGCGCTGCGGCTGGCGACCAGCGGTATCGGCGCGGCCTACCTCACGGTGCAGGGCAAGGCGGCGCATGCCGGCGTCTCGCCGGAGCAGGGCGTGAATGCGCTCTACGAGCTGTCGCACCAGCTGCTGCAGATGCGCGATCTGTCGCGGCACGCGCAGGGCTTGAAGCTGCACTGGACCGTGGCCAGCGCCGGCACCCATCGCAATGTGGTGCCCGCGCAGGCGCGGGCGCAGGCGGATGCGCGGGCGTTGCAGCTGGCGGATTTCCATGCGCTGGAACAGGCCATGCAGGCCAGGGTGCACAACCAGTTGCTGCCCGAGTCCCGCGTGCAACTGAAGTTCGAAGTGCGCCGCCCGCCGCTGGCCGCCAGCGCCGCGTCGCGCCGCGTGGCGGCGCACGCCCGGCGCATCTATCGGGAAATCGGCCTGCAGCTGCCGGTGCTGGAGGAAGCCACGGGCGGGGGCACCGATGCGGCGTTTGCCGCGTTGCAGACCCGTGGCGCGGTGGTGGAGGGCATGGGCCTTGGCAGCCTGGGCGCCCACTCCGGCAACGCCGAGCACGTGCTCATCGGCAGCATCGTGCCGCGGCTCTATCTGGCCACCCGCCTGGTGATGGACTTGTCGCGCGGCGCTGCCGGTGAGCGCCGATGA
- a CDS encoding Bug family tripartite tricarboxylate transporter substrate binding protein produces the protein MNVLPIHRRTLLQGAAAWAGASLLGAAHAQAAKASWPSKPIRIIVPYNAGGSTDVVARTLADGMSKRLGKPVVVDNRGGASGILGTDAVARAPADGHTLLVSLSTSMMVNQYLYSKLPYNPEKDLELVSQIATAPIVLVVHPSVPANNMQELLAYVKARKGKLSYGSWGQGSQAHLVGAYLSKTTGADMTHVAYKGEAPMLQDLLGGQLQLCFAGVAGAKPFVDAGRLKAIGLVGRERAPTLPQVATLHEQGLTDGACSVVGWIGLGAPAGLPAEVLAQLSSLVKELALEPRMQEQLVNTGGLAVMGTPQAFREVYQRDAPAWKALVAAADVKLD, from the coding sequence ATGAATGTTCTGCCAATCCATCGACGCACGCTGCTGCAGGGGGCCGCCGCCTGGGCCGGCGCAAGCCTGCTGGGCGCGGCCCACGCACAAGCCGCGAAGGCGTCCTGGCCGTCCAAGCCGATACGCATCATCGTCCCCTACAACGCGGGCGGAAGCACCGACGTCGTCGCGCGCACCCTGGCCGACGGCATGTCCAAGCGCCTGGGCAAGCCGGTGGTGGTGGACAACCGCGGCGGCGCCTCCGGCATCCTGGGCACCGATGCGGTGGCGCGCGCGCCGGCCGACGGCCATACGCTGCTGGTTTCGCTGTCGACGTCGATGATGGTCAACCAGTACCTCTACTCCAAGCTGCCCTACAACCCGGAAAAGGACCTGGAACTGGTCAGCCAGATCGCCACCGCGCCGATCGTGCTGGTCGTCCATCCCTCGGTGCCGGCCAACAACATGCAGGAACTGCTGGCCTATGTGAAGGCGCGCAAGGGCAAGCTGTCGTATGGCTCGTGGGGGCAGGGCTCGCAGGCGCATCTGGTGGGCGCCTATCTCAGCAAGACCACGGGCGCGGACATGACCCATGTCGCCTACAAGGGCGAGGCGCCGATGCTGCAGGACCTGCTGGGCGGGCAGCTGCAGCTGTGCTTTGCCGGCGTGGCCGGTGCCAAGCCCTTTGTCGATGCGGGCCGGCTCAAGGCCATCGGTCTGGTCGGCCGCGAGCGCGCGCCGACGCTGCCCCAGGTCGCCACCTTGCATGAGCAAGGTCTGACCGACGGCGCCTGTTCGGTCGTCGGCTGGATAGGCCTGGGCGCGCCCGCCGGTCTTCCTGCGGAAGTGCTGGCGCAACTCTCCAGCCTGGTGAAGGAGCTGGCGCTCGAACCCAGGATGCAGGAGCAACTGGTCAACACCGGGGGCCTTGCGGTCATGGGCACGCCCCAGGCGTTTCGCGAGGTCTACCAGCGCGATGCGCCCGCCTGGAAGGCACTGGTGGCGGCCGCGGATGTGAAGCTCGATTGA
- a CDS encoding long-chain fatty acid--CoA ligase, translated as MRPHYAFWPQRLPHSITVPATSVWENLAISARRYPDKTALVFFGRHTSYRELAEGVERMAAYLHGLGVRAGDRVVVLMQNSPQLVLAHYAILRANAVVVPVNPMNRAEELQHYITDPEARVALTSGDLALELAKASNALPAGNGLKHLVVTQFTDAFETGVQGADAPPAQWREWLGTRHPLPDLARGEVHAWEEALACTEAPPQHTAGSGDLCVLPYTSGTTGLPKGCMHTHHSIMHNAVASGIWSNGTSEQVVLGVVPMFHITGLVSMLHACIYLGATLVIMPRWDRDLAGRLISRYQVTSWTNIPTMVIDLMGSPNFDEYDLTSLRHIGGGGAAMPQAVAQRLLDQFGLRYIEGYGLTETAAPSHSNPPDRPKQQCLGIPFMSTDARVIDPDTLLEVPQGEQGEIVIHGPEVFAGYWKCPEATAAAFIEIEGKRFFRSGDLGRVDEDGYFFITDRLKRMINASGFKVWPAEVEALMFKHPAVQEACVISARDSYRGETVKAVIVLRASHKDQVSAQEILDWCREHMASYKAPRQVVFVDALPKSGSGKVMWRVLQEREAAA; from the coding sequence ATGCGCCCTCACTACGCTTTCTGGCCCCAGCGGCTGCCCCATTCGATCACCGTTCCAGCGACCTCCGTCTGGGAGAACCTGGCCATCAGCGCGCGGCGCTATCCCGACAAGACCGCGCTGGTGTTCTTCGGCCGGCACACGAGCTACCGCGAGCTGGCCGAAGGCGTGGAGCGCATGGCCGCGTATCTGCACGGATTGGGCGTGCGCGCGGGCGACCGGGTGGTGGTGCTCATGCAGAACTCGCCGCAACTGGTGCTGGCGCATTACGCCATCCTGCGCGCCAACGCGGTGGTGGTGCCCGTGAACCCGATGAACCGCGCGGAAGAACTGCAGCACTACATCACCGATCCCGAGGCGCGTGTCGCGTTGACCAGCGGCGATCTCGCGCTCGAACTCGCCAAGGCCAGCAACGCCTTGCCCGCGGGCAATGGCTTGAAGCACCTGGTGGTGACCCAGTTCACCGACGCGTTTGAAACCGGGGTGCAGGGCGCCGATGCGCCGCCCGCGCAGTGGCGCGAGTGGCTGGGCACGCGCCATCCATTGCCCGATCTCGCGCGCGGCGAAGTCCATGCCTGGGAAGAGGCGCTGGCCTGCACCGAGGCGCCGCCGCAGCACACCGCCGGCAGCGGCGACCTGTGCGTGCTGCCCTATACCAGCGGCACGACCGGCCTGCCCAAGGGCTGCATGCACACCCACCACAGCATCATGCACAACGCGGTGGCATCGGGCATCTGGAGCAATGGCACGAGCGAGCAGGTGGTGCTGGGCGTGGTGCCGATGTTCCATATCACCGGCCTGGTGTCGATGCTGCACGCCTGCATTTACCTGGGCGCGACCCTGGTGATCATGCCGCGCTGGGACCGGGACCTGGCAGGCCGCCTGATCTCGCGCTACCAGGTCACGAGCTGGACCAACATCCCGACCATGGTCATCGACCTGATGGGCAGTCCGAATTTCGACGAGTACGATCTCACCAGCCTGCGCCACATCGGCGGCGGCGGCGCGGCCATGCCGCAGGCCGTGGCACAGCGCCTGCTCGACCAGTTCGGCCTGCGCTACATCGAGGGCTACGGCCTGACCGAAACCGCCGCGCCCTCGCACAGCAATCCGCCCGACCGGCCCAAGCAGCAATGCCTGGGCATTCCGTTCATGAGCACGGATGCGCGCGTGATCGACCCCGACACGCTGCTGGAGGTGCCCCAGGGCGAGCAGGGGGAGATCGTGATCCACGGCCCCGAAGTGTTCGCGGGCTACTGGAAATGCCCCGAGGCCACGGCCGCGGCCTTCATCGAGATCGAGGGCAAGCGCTTTTTCCGCTCGGGCGACCTGGGCCGCGTCGATGAGGACGGCTACTTCTTCATCACCGACCGCCTCAAGCGCATGATCAACGCCAGCGGCTTCAAGGTGTGGCCCGCGGAGGTCGAGGCGCTGATGTTCAAGCACCCCGCCGTGCAGGAAGCCTGCGTGATCTCGGCGCGCGACAGCTACCGCGGCGAGACCGTCAAGGCGGTCATCGTGCTGCGCGCCTCGCACAAGGACCAGGTCAGCGCCCAGGAGATCCTCGACTGGTGCCGCGAGCACATGGCCAGCTACAAGGCGCCGCGCCAGGTGGTATTCGTCGACGCGCTGCCCAAGAGCGGCAGCGGCAAGGTGATGTGGCGCGTATTGCAGGAGCGCGAGGCCGCCGCGTGA
- a CDS encoding pyridoxamine 5'-phosphate oxidase family protein yields MNHTILSGMARKHAPSSAGARAAGASGASEPSPASPRSAQTLRALLHSRRTATLATQSQQAAEAPGIWLVPYAIDGVGKCLVLLASSAAPHARQMQAQPVVSLLIAQSESAPQPVHIHERVSIIGLAKFPVSGSAAWVSARHAYLRRFPDATTMTQLGDFRFVCIGPQHARHVVGYGATRSVEQPELLALLASPH; encoded by the coding sequence ATGAACCACACCATCCTCAGCGGCATGGCGCGCAAGCACGCTCCATCCTCGGCCGGAGCCCGGGCAGCCGGCGCCTCGGGCGCGAGCGAGCCGTCACCCGCGTCTCCCCGGTCCGCGCAGACCTTGCGCGCGCTGCTTCACAGCCGGCGCACGGCCACTCTCGCAACCCAAAGCCAGCAGGCGGCCGAGGCGCCAGGCATCTGGCTGGTGCCCTACGCCATCGACGGCGTGGGCAAGTGCCTGGTGCTGCTGGCTAGCAGCGCGGCGCCCCATGCGCGCCAGATGCAGGCGCAGCCCGTGGTCAGCCTGTTGATTGCACAAAGCGAATCCGCGCCGCAGCCCGTGCATATCCATGAGCGGGTGTCCATCATCGGACTGGCGAAATTTCCGGTATCGGGGTCCGCGGCCTGGGTCAGCGCACGCCACGCCTATCTGCGCCGCTTTCCCGATGCCACGACCATGACCCAACTGGGCGACTTCCGCTTCGTCTGCATCGGTCCGCAACATGCGCGCCATGTGGTCGGCTACGGCGCGACGCGCAGCGTCGAGCAGCCGGAACTGCTGGCCCTGCTGGCCTCACCCCATTGA